The Corynebacterium simulans genome contains a region encoding:
- the ftsY gene encoding signal recognition particle-docking protein FtsY, with amino-acid sequence MNTTLMWILIAVAVIVLLAIVLVVVGKKRGDAKKVSFEKPAEEAPKELTQEQKSGNYQAKSGFNFAPAGSGAKEPEKVPAQPTKLAEPTKPAEPTKPAEPAEPKAEKSAPAAGAATGAAAAGTAAAGAAAAASKPAESESAKTEPEKAKPVADETPVEQPAVEEPAAEEPVAEAPQEEAIAEEPTVVTESTDEVPTDEAAESPAEASDAEAAEVEEAAEAEEAAAAADAQTQGAEAALEAEPEELEVSADAEVVEAAEATEPDIAPAGGRLGRLRGRLSRSQNAIGQGLMGILSAGDLDEEAWEEIEDTLIMADLGTKSTMKVTEALRDKFAERGVASEEEARAMLRECLIEAGHPEMDRSIKAMPNEGKPAVIMVVGVNGTGKTTTTGKLARVLVAMGHKVLLGAADTFRAAAADQLETWGRRVGASTVRGKEGADPASVAFDAVAAGVDQGVDVVLVDTAGRLHTSVDLMDQLGKVKRVVEKKTEVDEVLLVLDATVGQNGLAQARIFREVVDITGVVLTKLDGTAKGGIVFQVQEELGVPVKLVGLGEGADDLAPFEVEGFVDALLGEK; translated from the coding sequence ATGAATACGACGTTGATGTGGATTCTTATTGCCGTAGCCGTCATCGTGCTGCTGGCGATTGTGCTGGTAGTAGTAGGTAAAAAGCGCGGCGATGCCAAGAAAGTATCGTTCGAAAAGCCTGCCGAGGAAGCTCCCAAGGAGCTGACCCAGGAGCAAAAGTCTGGCAACTACCAGGCCAAGTCCGGGTTCAACTTTGCCCCCGCCGGCAGCGGCGCCAAGGAGCCAGAGAAGGTTCCCGCTCAGCCGACCAAGCTGGCTGAGCCCACCAAGCCGGCTGAGCCCACCAAGCCGGCCGAGCCTGCTGAGCCTAAGGCTGAGAAGTCCGCACCCGCCGCTGGTGCTGCAACCGGCGCGGCCGCTGCCGGTACCGCTGCCGCAGGAGCTGCAGCTGCTGCCTCCAAGCCGGCGGAGTCTGAGTCTGCCAAGACTGAACCTGAAAAGGCCAAGCCGGTAGCAGATGAAACCCCGGTTGAACAGCCGGCCGTCGAGGAGCCGGCAGCAGAAGAACCGGTTGCTGAGGCGCCGCAGGAGGAAGCGATCGCGGAAGAGCCGACGGTTGTTACCGAAAGTACAGACGAAGTCCCGACAGATGAAGCCGCCGAATCTCCAGCAGAAGCTTCTGATGCCGAAGCTGCGGAGGTTGAGGAAGCTGCGGAGGCTGAGGAAGCCGCGGCGGCAGCCGATGCGCAGACGCAGGGCGCTGAGGCAGCGCTAGAGGCCGAGCCGGAGGAGCTTGAAGTCTCTGCGGACGCTGAGGTTGTCGAGGCGGCGGAGGCGACGGAACCTGATATTGCGCCGGCGGGTGGCCGTTTGGGGCGCCTGCGCGGCCGCCTGTCGCGCTCGCAGAATGCTATTGGACAGGGCCTGATGGGCATCTTGTCCGCGGGTGACCTCGACGAGGAAGCGTGGGAGGAAATCGAAGACACCCTCATCATGGCGGACCTGGGCACCAAGTCCACTATGAAGGTCACGGAGGCGCTGCGCGATAAGTTCGCAGAGCGCGGCGTCGCCAGTGAGGAAGAGGCCCGCGCGATGCTGCGCGAGTGCCTCATAGAGGCCGGCCACCCGGAGATGGACCGTTCCATCAAGGCCATGCCGAACGAGGGCAAGCCTGCTGTCATCATGGTCGTCGGCGTCAACGGCACCGGCAAGACCACCACCACGGGCAAGCTTGCGCGCGTGCTCGTCGCGATGGGTCACAAGGTGTTGTTGGGCGCCGCGGATACCTTCCGCGCAGCCGCAGCGGATCAGCTCGAAACCTGGGGTCGCCGCGTCGGCGCCAGCACTGTCCGCGGCAAGGAGGGCGCTGACCCGGCTTCCGTTGCTTTCGATGCCGTTGCAGCGGGCGTTGACCAAGGCGTAGACGTCGTCCTCGTCGACACCGCCGGCCGCCTGCACACTTCTGTTGACCTGATGGATCAGCTGGGCAAGGTCAAGCGCGTGGTGGAAAAGAAGACTGAGGTGGACGAGGTTCTGCTGGTTCTCGACGCCACCGTTGGCCAGAACGGCCTAGCACAGGCCCGCATTTTCCGTGAGGTCGTCGACATCACGGGCGTGGTACTGACCAAGCTCGATGGCACCGCCAAGGGCGGCATTGTCTTCCAGGTTCAGGAGGAGCTAGGCGTCCCAGTCAAGCTTGTTGGCCTGGGCGAGGGTGCCGATGACCTCGCGCCATTCGAGGTCGAGGGCTTCGTCGACGCGCTGCTCGGGGAGAAGTAG
- a CDS encoding YceD family protein yields MADVLESPLKFNVAELLRGQGAAAMPEQRVQKGPAPERIGVEMIAVAKGDEITVDATLTPLGSGVLVDATVTGTLTGECARCLRPLQPQLDLQVSQVFAADESFISGDELDDEDAGSGDEVPEVVDDEIDLLQTVIDEAGLSLPFAPVCEEGCDIEMPEGVSTGVSGEEEDKVDIRWSGLEKFL; encoded by the coding sequence ATGGCAGATGTATTGGAATCACCGCTGAAATTTAACGTGGCCGAGCTCTTGCGTGGCCAGGGTGCTGCCGCAATGCCGGAGCAGCGCGTGCAGAAGGGCCCTGCGCCCGAACGTATCGGTGTCGAGATGATCGCCGTTGCAAAAGGCGACGAGATTACGGTCGACGCTACCTTGACACCGCTGGGATCGGGCGTGCTTGTCGACGCCACGGTTACCGGCACTCTCACCGGCGAATGCGCTCGTTGTTTGCGCCCGCTGCAGCCGCAGCTGGATCTGCAGGTCTCGCAGGTTTTTGCTGCAGACGAGTCTTTCATCAGCGGCGACGAACTCGATGATGAGGATGCAGGCTCTGGCGATGAAGTTCCTGAGGTCGTAGACGACGAAATCGATTTACTGCAGACTGTCATCGATGAAGCTGGCCTGAGCTTGCCTTTCGCGCCGGTGTGCGAGGAAGGCTGCGACATAGAGATGCCGGAGGGTGTTTCCACCGGAGTCTCTGGGGAAGAGGAAGACAAAGTCGATATCCGTTGGTCTGGACTGGAGAAGTTCCTGTGA
- a CDS encoding acylphosphatase, producing the protein MQRLTAFVHGTVQGVGFRWWTRSRALELGLAGHATNLKGGRVQVVAEGPREDCERLLELLREQPSTTKRPGTVTTVVEQWSDPRGESGFIER; encoded by the coding sequence ATGCAACGCCTGACCGCTTTCGTGCACGGTACGGTCCAAGGCGTTGGCTTCCGCTGGTGGACGCGCTCTCGGGCCCTTGAATTGGGTCTTGCGGGCCACGCCACAAACTTAAAGGGCGGGCGCGTGCAGGTTGTTGCCGAAGGCCCGCGCGAGGACTGCGAGCGCCTGCTCGAGTTATTGCGCGAGCAGCCTTCCACCACCAAGCGCCCCGGAACCGTAACTACCGTGGTGGAGCAGTGGTCAGACCCACGCGGTGAGAGCGGCTTTATCGAACGCTAG
- a CDS encoding DivIVA domain-containing protein, with protein sequence MYRVFESLDELVRNLEQAYSVPMTANCMVPRHEMLALLDDLRNALPVEMDDAQDVLDKQDEILAGAEERAAQIVADANAQSDEIMARAQEDSDAMLSDAQQRSTAMVAQAEDDASAMIESARADADRTIAQGNQEYERSVAAGQAEQERLVSESEVVRRSNDEAQRIVETAHTESNRLRTECDEFVDSKLGEFESSLSGLLRTVNSDRQALRRGAGVRSRISDPRADVRSERGEYRADRGERGEYRAESSERYER encoded by the coding sequence ATGTACCGCGTATTTGAGTCCCTAGATGAACTTGTTCGCAACCTGGAGCAGGCCTACTCCGTTCCCATGACGGCCAACTGCATGGTCCCGCGCCACGAGATGCTCGCGCTTCTCGACGACCTCCGTAACGCCCTGCCCGTCGAAATGGACGATGCGCAGGATGTCCTAGATAAGCAGGACGAAATCTTGGCTGGCGCGGAGGAACGCGCTGCGCAGATTGTCGCGGATGCAAACGCGCAGTCTGACGAGATTATGGCGCGTGCGCAGGAAGACTCTGACGCCATGCTTTCCGACGCCCAGCAGCGCTCGACCGCCATGGTCGCCCAGGCGGAAGACGATGCCAGCGCCATGATCGAAAGCGCGCGTGCCGATGCGGACCGCACCATCGCGCAGGGCAATCAGGAATACGAGCGCAGCGTCGCCGCAGGCCAGGCGGAGCAGGAGCGCTTGGTCTCTGAGTCCGAGGTGGTCCGCCGCTCGAACGATGAGGCGCAGCGCATTGTGGAGACCGCCCACACCGAGTCGAATCGTTTGCGCACCGAGTGTGATGAGTTTGTTGATTCTAAGCTCGGCGAGTTTGAAAGCTCTCTTTCCGGCCTGCTGCGTACCGTGAACTCTGACCGTCAAGCGCTGCGCCGCGGCGCGGGCGTGCGTTCCCGCATAAGCGATCCGCGCGCAGATGTGCGCAGCGAGCGCGGCGAGTACCGTGCCGACCGGGGCGAGCGCGGCGAGTACCGCGCCGAAAGCTCCGAGCGCTACGAACGCTAA
- the mutM gene encoding bifunctional DNA-formamidopyrimidine glycosylase/DNA-(apurinic or apyrimidinic site) lyase, with amino-acid sequence MPELPEVESVRRGLEAYLPGRRFESVKVLHPRANRGQDGPLGQLLADREIASVARRGKFMWLEFADEDLTDPGRDVLFVHLGMSGQMRVGETDSKHVRIAASLSGGVQLNFVDQRTFGYWLLAPWTKIAHIARDPLESDFDLVATARRLRGKKTAVKTALLDQTVVSGIGNIYADEALWLAHIQPQKKASTLRQRDAVVLVDAAATVMRAALKVGGTSFDALYVNVNGESGYFDRSLHAYGRGDEPCDRCATPLKRVVVGGRSTHYCPRCQTY; translated from the coding sequence ATGCCTGAACTTCCAGAAGTCGAGTCCGTCCGCCGCGGGCTGGAGGCCTATCTTCCTGGCCGCCGCTTCGAGTCCGTGAAAGTCTTGCACCCGCGGGCCAACCGCGGCCAGGATGGCCCCTTGGGCCAGCTCCTAGCCGACCGCGAAATCGCGAGTGTGGCACGGCGCGGCAAGTTCATGTGGCTGGAATTCGCCGATGAGGACCTCACGGATCCCGGCCGCGATGTGCTTTTCGTACATCTCGGCATGTCCGGCCAAATGCGGGTGGGGGAGACGGACTCGAAACATGTACGCATCGCGGCGTCGTTAAGCGGCGGCGTCCAGCTGAACTTCGTGGACCAGCGCACCTTTGGATATTGGTTGCTGGCCCCATGGACGAAGATTGCGCACATCGCGCGGGACCCGCTGGAGTCGGACTTTGACCTTGTTGCCACTGCGCGGCGGCTGCGGGGGAAGAAAACGGCGGTGAAGACGGCGTTGCTGGATCAGACTGTGGTCTCGGGAATCGGTAATATTTATGCCGACGAGGCGCTCTGGCTAGCCCACATACAGCCCCAAAAGAAGGCCTCCACGCTGCGCCAACGCGACGCAGTTGTGCTTGTCGACGCCGCCGCGACCGTCATGCGCGCTGCCCTTAAAGTCGGCGGCACTAGCTTCGATGCGCTTTATGTCAATGTCAATGGTGAGTCGGGTTATTTCGACCGCTCTTTGCATGCCTACGGCCGCGGCGATGAGCCGTGCGATAGGTGTGCGACGCCGCTAAAAAGGGTGGTTGTGGGCGGCAGATCTACCCACTATTGCCCCCGCTGCCAAACCTATTAA
- the rnc gene encoding ribonuclease III yields the protein MSKKKKLTGEEALQQAYSAVDHGPLLQALGINLADENLCLALTHRSFANENGYLPNNERLEFLGDAVLGLSVASKLYEQYPSRPESDISKMRASIVSRYGLSDIAREIELGQHILLGKGEQSTGGRDKDSILADTTEAIFGAIYRQHGFEVARDVILRLFQKKIDNAVVSGRHMDWKTNLQELCAELKAPMPVYTATSTGPEHDQTFTAVATVAGLTVGNGVGHNKKLAEQQAAQEACDTLRETPLLVQGTANREN from the coding sequence GTGAGCAAGAAGAAGAAGCTGACCGGCGAGGAAGCCCTCCAGCAGGCCTATAGCGCCGTCGATCATGGCCCGTTGCTGCAGGCATTGGGCATCAACCTGGCCGATGAAAACTTGTGTCTGGCGCTGACCCACCGCTCTTTTGCCAACGAAAACGGGTACCTGCCCAACAATGAACGCCTCGAGTTTCTAGGCGACGCTGTCCTTGGCCTTTCCGTGGCTTCGAAGCTCTACGAGCAGTACCCTTCGCGTCCGGAATCGGATATTTCGAAGATGCGCGCTTCCATCGTCTCGCGATACGGGCTTTCCGATATCGCTCGCGAGATTGAACTGGGCCAACATATCCTGCTGGGCAAGGGCGAGCAGTCCACCGGCGGCCGCGACAAAGATTCGATTCTGGCGGATACCACCGAGGCCATCTTCGGCGCGATTTATCGCCAGCACGGCTTTGAGGTCGCGCGCGATGTTATTTTGCGCCTGTTCCAAAAGAAGATCGACAACGCTGTCGTCTCCGGCCGCCACATGGACTGGAAGACCAACCTGCAGGAGCTGTGCGCCGAGCTGAAGGCCCCGATGCCGGTCTATACCGCTACCTCTACCGGCCCAGAGCACGACCAGACCTTCACCGCGGTGGCTACCGTCGCGGGCCTGACCGTGGGCAACGGCGTTGGCCACAACAAGAAGCTGGCCGAGCAGCAGGCGGCGCAAGAGGCGTGCGATACTCTGCGCGAAACTCCGCTTTTGGTCCAGGGCACCGCTAACCGCGAGAATTAA
- a CDS encoding alanine/glycine:cation symporter family protein, which yields MEFIENAVTTFNDSVWTYLIPWILIAAGLFFGFRTALVQVRMVPQMFKAVVERPKGVGRDEDEDYGGISAFKAFTISAASRVGTGNVAGVAVAISVGGPGAVFWMWLIAILGGATAFIESTLAQVWKVREGTAYRGGPAYYMKRGLGWGPLAVIFSVAIAFTFGFVYNAFQTNAIADSIAFSFGRDDFTFRFIIGGIIAAISALIIFGGVQRIANITQVIVPFMAIAYLLIGGFVVVANFDKVPGMIGDIIGHALGFKEIAGAGLGAAMMKGIQRGLFSNEAGEGSAPNAAATAAVSHPVKQGLVQTLGVYFDTLVVCSITAFIILLGPTVNYGAEAEGVSLTQAALASEVGDWGIHFVSFILFFLAFSSILGNYYLAEANVEYLTRKKSLLILFRLVVLFFVWFGAVGSLPLVFALADTGAATMVFLNILAIVPLSGVAIKLLKNFNEQRRDGVDPIFHRDMMPELKNVECWDGSDPVTRRSPEDRKHLQHKYDLSDRTNLREY from the coding sequence ATGGAATTTATTGAGAACGCTGTGACAACGTTCAACGATTCGGTATGGACTTATCTGATCCCGTGGATCTTGATTGCTGCGGGACTATTTTTCGGCTTTAGGACTGCGCTCGTACAGGTGCGCATGGTCCCGCAAATGTTCAAGGCTGTGGTGGAACGCCCGAAGGGCGTCGGCCGCGACGAAGACGAGGACTACGGCGGAATCTCCGCTTTCAAGGCTTTTACCATTTCGGCGGCCTCGCGCGTGGGCACCGGCAACGTCGCGGGCGTGGCTGTGGCTATTTCCGTGGGCGGACCTGGTGCCGTGTTCTGGATGTGGCTGATTGCCATCCTGGGCGGTGCGACGGCGTTTATCGAGTCCACCCTGGCTCAGGTGTGGAAGGTCCGTGAAGGCACTGCTTACCGCGGCGGCCCGGCTTATTACATGAAGCGTGGCCTAGGCTGGGGCCCGCTTGCCGTTATCTTCTCTGTGGCCATCGCCTTTACCTTCGGTTTTGTCTACAACGCATTCCAGACCAACGCCATTGCCGATTCCATCGCGTTCTCCTTCGGCCGTGACGACTTCACCTTCCGCTTTATCATCGGCGGCATCATCGCTGCTATCTCCGCTCTCATCATCTTCGGTGGTGTGCAGCGTATCGCGAATATCACCCAGGTCATCGTTCCGTTTATGGCGATTGCCTACCTGCTCATCGGCGGCTTCGTTGTCGTGGCCAACTTTGACAAGGTCCCGGGCATGATCGGTGACATCATCGGCCACGCCCTGGGCTTCAAGGAAATCGCCGGCGCCGGTCTAGGCGCTGCCATGATGAAGGGAATCCAGCGCGGCCTGTTTTCCAATGAGGCCGGCGAGGGCTCCGCGCCGAACGCCGCAGCTACCGCCGCTGTGTCGCACCCAGTCAAACAGGGGCTGGTGCAGACCTTGGGCGTTTATTTCGACACGCTAGTTGTCTGTTCTATCACCGCCTTCATCATCCTGCTGGGGCCTACCGTCAACTACGGCGCGGAAGCCGAGGGTGTTTCCCTGACGCAGGCTGCACTGGCTTCTGAGGTGGGCGATTGGGGCATCCATTTCGTCAGCTTCATCCTGTTCTTCCTGGCATTTTCTTCGATTCTGGGCAACTACTACTTGGCAGAGGCCAACGTGGAGTACTTAACCCGCAAAAAGAGCCTGCTGATCCTCTTCCGCCTCGTGGTGCTCTTCTTCGTATGGTTTGGCGCCGTGGGCTCTTTGCCTTTGGTCTTCGCCCTGGCAGATACCGGCGCGGCAACGATGGTCTTCCTGAATATTCTTGCCATCGTTCCTCTGTCCGGCGTGGCCATCAAGCTGCTGAAGAACTTCAACGAGCAGCGTCGTGACGGCGTGGACCCGATTTTCCATCGCGACATGATGCCGGAACTGAAAAACGTCGAGTGCTGGGACGGCTCTGACCCGGTTACCCGCCGCAGCCCGGAGGACCGCAAGCACTTGCAGCACAAGTACGATCTGTCGGATCGCACCAACCTACGGGAGTACTAA
- the smc gene encoding chromosome segregation protein SMC produces MHLKSLTLKGFKSFASATNLKFEPGICAVVGPNGSGKSNVVDALAWVMGEGSAKTLRGGKMQDVIFAGAGDRKALGRAEVTLTIDNSDGALPIEYSEVSVTRRMFRDGASEYEINGAKARLMDIQELLSDSGIGREMHIIVGQGKLSEILESRPEDRRAYIEEAAGVLKHRRRKEKAQRKLTGMQANLDRLQDLTEELGKQLKPLARQAETAQRAATVQADLRDARLRIAGDQVVQTRKKYADAEQQAQVLAEQVAEATEQHEEATGVQLEIEAQLEEVNPQAEAAQKLWFDLSTLSERIAATQRIAEERAKNVGAQVAYAGQDPEELEARALRADEEHAELLMEAEEAAERLESIREEVAQRRAVFEEAEKEHMAQLRAIADRREGVVRLIASEENLAGQVSAAEEELARQEETLQSTKARTRTAQAEADEVADKLEALNAEREPLEEAHVRAASESGAAEKRLEQLRDGQRERERAVYTLRSRIDTLAQTAPENIDLGEGFKPLAHYITTSHDTAVAAALGAFAEAQTGAVTEDIVEALSTAARTPLVDTTAAGASDWRLDANLPSGATWLLDEIQLAPEVQAALTRLLSDVALVGDLAQARELVREDPRLRAVTAEGLLVGEGWVQAGTGASSTVEVTARIAEAEGQLESATQELEELSGTLEGAKMAAEEARVAAASAKAALREHDTTVEAWQRDHQRLLKQHEVNKAEHEKAAARAAEIEVKLAEVREQLAETRDRLSRVDEEVEDGEPSSHERDAASAALEQVKAMEMESQLAARTAQDKVGQAAGKGDALRRQAQHERQSKARHEQAMARRKAQAALAQAVAGHATDLAGRASQALERATAERDELVNQRNVLGGRLQAAKQQVSATRQKLDRLTANANNSEIARSQAQVRVDETEAKIVDQLGIAIPDLLRDYTPGEDFDRSAEKARLKQAEKDLNSLGKVNPLALEEYKALEERYSFLSTQLDDVIQARKDLAGVIEDVDQQILQLFTDAWNDVEAEFPKVFQTLFPGGEGRLILTEPDDMLATGIEVEARPPGKKVKRLSLLSGGEKSLTALAMLVAIFRARPSPFYVMDEVEAALDDVNLRRLIALFEELRKDSQLIVITHQKPAMDVANVLYGVTMRGDGVTRVISQRMSQAGDAPGSAAAAEDATRLGVDAPRGAALGDAAEPDAGPDAEPDAEPETQG; encoded by the coding sequence ATGCACCTGAAATCGCTCACGCTCAAAGGCTTCAAGTCTTTCGCGTCCGCGACGAACCTGAAATTCGAGCCCGGCATTTGCGCCGTGGTTGGTCCGAACGGCTCAGGTAAGTCGAACGTCGTCGACGCGTTGGCGTGGGTCATGGGCGAGGGCAGCGCCAAGACCCTGCGCGGCGGCAAGATGCAGGATGTCATCTTCGCTGGCGCGGGCGACCGCAAGGCGCTAGGTCGCGCCGAGGTAACCCTTACCATCGACAACTCCGATGGTGCGCTGCCCATCGAATACTCCGAGGTTTCTGTCACCCGCCGCATGTTCCGCGACGGCGCCAGCGAGTATGAAATCAACGGCGCCAAAGCGCGCCTTATGGATATCCAGGAGCTGCTTTCTGACTCCGGTATCGGCCGCGAGATGCACATCATCGTCGGTCAGGGCAAGCTCTCCGAAATCCTGGAATCGCGCCCAGAAGATCGCCGCGCCTACATTGAGGAAGCCGCCGGCGTGCTCAAACACCGGCGTCGTAAAGAAAAAGCGCAGCGCAAGCTCACCGGCATGCAGGCCAACTTGGATCGCTTGCAGGATCTCACGGAAGAGCTGGGCAAACAGCTAAAGCCTTTGGCCCGTCAGGCCGAAACCGCCCAGCGCGCGGCCACCGTCCAGGCGGATTTGCGCGATGCCCGCCTGCGCATCGCCGGCGACCAAGTCGTGCAAACCCGCAAGAAGTACGCCGATGCCGAGCAACAGGCCCAGGTGCTCGCCGAGCAGGTGGCGGAAGCTACCGAGCAGCACGAAGAGGCCACCGGCGTCCAATTGGAAATCGAAGCCCAGCTCGAGGAGGTTAATCCGCAGGCCGAGGCCGCGCAGAAGCTGTGGTTCGACCTGTCGACGCTGTCCGAGCGCATCGCCGCCACCCAGCGCATTGCGGAAGAGCGTGCGAAAAACGTCGGCGCACAGGTCGCCTATGCAGGCCAAGACCCAGAAGAGCTCGAGGCCCGTGCCCTGCGCGCGGACGAAGAGCACGCCGAGCTGCTCATGGAGGCCGAAGAGGCCGCCGAGCGCCTGGAGTCCATCCGCGAGGAGGTGGCGCAACGCCGCGCCGTCTTCGAAGAGGCGGAAAAGGAACATATGGCGCAGCTACGCGCGATTGCGGATCGTCGCGAGGGAGTGGTTCGCCTCATCGCCTCCGAGGAAAACCTCGCCGGGCAGGTCTCCGCGGCAGAGGAGGAGCTCGCGCGCCAGGAGGAGACGCTGCAGTCCACCAAGGCGCGCACGCGCACGGCGCAGGCTGAGGCGGACGAAGTCGCCGATAAGCTGGAGGCCTTAAACGCCGAGCGCGAGCCGCTGGAAGAGGCCCACGTGAGGGCCGCGAGTGAGTCAGGGGCGGCCGAAAAACGCCTGGAGCAGCTTCGCGACGGTCAGCGCGAACGCGAACGCGCGGTCTACACGCTGCGCTCGCGCATCGATACTTTGGCGCAGACCGCCCCGGAAAATATCGACTTGGGCGAGGGCTTTAAGCCGCTGGCGCACTACATCACCACCTCCCATGACACGGCCGTTGCGGCGGCGTTGGGCGCGTTCGCGGAGGCGCAAACGGGCGCGGTTACAGAGGACATCGTGGAAGCCTTGAGCACCGCCGCCCGCACCCCGCTGGTGGATACCACTGCCGCGGGTGCCTCCGACTGGCGTCTGGACGCCAACCTGCCCAGCGGTGCGACCTGGCTGCTGGATGAGATACAGCTTGCACCCGAGGTGCAGGCGGCGCTGACGCGTCTGCTTTCCGACGTCGCGCTGGTCGGCGATCTTGCCCAAGCCCGCGAGCTGGTGCGCGAGGATCCGCGCCTGCGCGCGGTTACCGCCGAGGGCCTGTTGGTGGGCGAGGGCTGGGTCCAAGCCGGCACCGGCGCTTCTTCTACCGTCGAGGTCACCGCGCGCATCGCGGAGGCAGAAGGCCAGCTGGAATCTGCCACGCAGGAGTTGGAAGAGCTCTCCGGCACCCTGGAGGGCGCGAAGATGGCGGCCGAGGAGGCGCGCGTCGCAGCGGCCTCGGCAAAGGCGGCCTTGCGTGAGCACGACACGACCGTGGAAGCCTGGCAGCGCGACCACCAGCGCCTGCTGAAGCAGCACGAGGTCAACAAGGCTGAGCATGAGAAAGCCGCGGCCCGTGCGGCCGAGATCGAGGTCAAGCTTGCCGAAGTGCGCGAGCAGCTGGCTGAGACCCGCGACCGCCTCTCGCGCGTGGATGAGGAGGTCGAAGACGGCGAGCCTTCCTCCCACGAGCGCGATGCTGCCTCGGCCGCTTTGGAGCAGGTCAAGGCCATGGAGATGGAGTCCCAGCTCGCGGCGCGCACCGCCCAAGACAAGGTGGGGCAGGCTGCGGGTAAGGGCGACGCGCTGCGTCGCCAAGCGCAGCATGAACGTCAGTCAAAGGCCCGCCATGAGCAAGCGATGGCGCGTCGTAAAGCGCAGGCCGCTTTAGCTCAAGCGGTGGCGGGTCATGCCACCGACCTTGCCGGACGCGCATCCCAGGCCCTGGAGCGCGCCACCGCTGAGCGCGATGAGTTGGTCAATCAGCGCAACGTGTTAGGCGGGCGCTTGCAAGCGGCCAAGCAGCAGGTTTCGGCAACGCGGCAGAAGCTTGACCGCCTGACGGCGAACGCCAATAATTCCGAAATCGCCCGCTCGCAGGCGCAGGTGCGCGTGGATGAGACCGAAGCGAAGATCGTGGACCAGTTGGGCATTGCGATCCCTGATTTGCTGCGCGATTACACGCCGGGCGAGGACTTCGACCGTAGCGCGGAAAAGGCGCGCCTGAAGCAGGCAGAAAAGGACCTGAACTCCCTGGGCAAGGTCAACCCGCTAGCGCTGGAGGAGTACAAGGCGCTGGAGGAGCGCTATTCCTTCCTGTCTACGCAGCTCGATGACGTTATCCAGGCGCGCAAGGATTTGGCGGGCGTGATTGAGGATGTGGATCAACAGATTCTGCAGCTTTTCACTGATGCGTGGAACGACGTGGAGGCGGAGTTCCCGAAGGTCTTCCAGACCCTCTTCCCGGGTGGCGAGGGCCGACTGATCCTGACGGAGCCGGATGACATGCTGGCCACCGGCATTGAGGTTGAGGCGCGCCCGCCGGGCAAGAAGGTCAAGCGCCTATCCTTGCTTTCCGGTGGTGAGAAGTCCCTGACCGCCTTGGCAATGCTGGTGGCCATCTTCCGTGCGCGCCCGAGCCCGTTCTACGTGATGGACGAGGTTGAAGCCGCGCTCGATGACGTCAACCTGCGACGCCTCATCGCCCTGTTTGAGGAACTGCGCAAGGATTCGCAGCTTATCGTCATCACACACCAGAAGCCGGCGATGGATGTGGCTAACGTCCTCTACGGCGTGACGATGCGTGGCGATGGCGTTACGCGCGTGATTTCGCAGCGTATGAGCCAGGCTGGCGACGCCCCCGGTTCCGCCGCTGCCGCCGAGGACGCCACGCGCCTGGGCGTCGATGCCCCGCGCGGCGCTGCGCTTGGCGACGCCGCCGAGCCCGACGCTGGGCCCGACGCCGAGCCCGACGCTGAGCCCGAAACCCAGGGTTAA